A window of Natranaerovirga pectinivora contains these coding sequences:
- a CDS encoding S-layer homology domain-containing protein, whose translation MNNYKRVLGLLMSLVMVLSSVSFTVFAEEIVEPDNGNIEEEANIGEWIDSFFGDNGGAAVVTDPANFEFKENENGTVTIRVSNNRGKIAGSVEGIAYYYQQLPAEFNYEIKATAKVDAWTANNQVAFGLMLRSNVLDYVNDSTFTGDYIAVGAVDQAMKGFYKYASGSVQKDNFPFVQAAPPLVGNEYELSIKKSGDIYVLTIGNETHILENYTGDINYAGLFVARNATVTFSDFEIIVDTRVLNELQVNTSLMKTEYLVGESIDLTDLEVTAVYDDESVEVLSGNDVIVTGFNSSQVGTTTITINYNGVTATADLQIVPLTVDDLQIKYYPAKMNYYKLDAFNPLGLTVVADYNDGYKIADLTEDLYTIYVNGVSTEEEPFIFENSGIHIVTVRSNETVDKVVEFEVYVREADLTALEVRQQPVKTQYFIDETLDLDGIVVYAHYDDGSQVRLMRNEFHATDIDTQTPGDKVVTLSHKGVTIDLNFNVKVRDLSEIKVTEYPRTTFFIGDEFTSDGLEVAKIFDNLDVETLLASEYTIDTTNFNNQEVGVYDIVIIPEDENLESIIYKVTVREKINYEWRQIVFGQSITAGRNFIEEKDGYVEITALEGGGKITADHDGISFYYVELDGAEDNFTLSADIKVVAYAKTPHDGQESFGIMARDAIGTHMDSGVFSSNIAAIGGVSGGTGLPNGTQLFARTGVLAPDGEGSLGIQRRMIEEVRPTPATTESNYKLTLSKTNSGFTGMLNNGEEVTIFEPEILKIQDDKMYVGFYTARLATIEVRNIELDVTAAATDAPRVDPPKEAVEPGVRVESLNRVSLETYKLMVDANVDGIATVRQGSTVIAENVVVEGGKILTIPTTIANNDRTNFSITFVPDETQYLTNYDVIVRNFTVDMRTYQEGQNIYVSPTGRNDGDGSIENPLDLDTAIEFVMPGQTIIVQDGVYVRERRLEINKYNDGTPEGMKKLFAAEGARPVIDNDRRVGGIIASGNYWHIKGIDFARSSGNSHGFRLGGSHNIIEDARFYENGDTGLQISRTDGSPNFADWPAHNLILNSTSFANRDPAENNADGFAAKITSGPGNVFDGNIAYNNADDGWDLYTKVGEGAIGPVVIRNSVAFNNGYRIDGTSSGGHGIGFKLGGEGVHVPHIIENSIAFGNKADGFSSNSNPGVIVRGQNIAFNNRGRNLDLRTYTTVTPDFSLDGFISFHYNNPGASVDAIPAVQSDVLRKDTNFLYNGAVSVNASGEELTINNFNNLVMPEMVNRLEDGSIDFSFLIYDANGNFSHELPEEPTEPTDPIEAPEGAIFFENFQGATGASLWTSEYRALPNDGSKPMYIRKSGETSVNIENDSITLLGGRFTIGAESSVDSTADTTPGGVLDLSKPYQIVIDIAEANGTGNFIVYVDNNTTGMANSPLGGDSRLYQEVANNIEVGQLIIESEVGTEASFIQLRTSGGGNVTIDSVTIKYIDEEPVEPVEPVEPGEPGDGEVPPVTPPTTPPTTPSEIEIIENEDGSVSVVPGVVKNEVTKIVEAALNKSDFNSALDKAQPNVNGRRNVMIQLDKVEGANGYAQVLPVNALANLESNHRIILVTEVATIELPNNTLSNLTLNEEDIIELNVANVEEDAQSKKVVEIFFSVNGERVNWNNSKVAVNVSIPYEVTDEDTEHLVIVYIDTNGNRTPVYNGRYNAEKGRMEFRTNHFSKYAVAYVQETFNDIGNHGWAQRSIEVLASRGIIRGTSVEEKRFEPSANISRADFVILLVKTLGLTADIEGNFDDVASNDYFYNEVAIAKELGIAYGVGNNKFDPREEISREDMMTLTARAMIVAGVTTEANDELVLDSFTDHNEIATYALESIAMLVGNGLIEGYNNNTIQPNGNATRAEMAMFMYRLYNFQ comes from the coding sequence ATGAATAACTACAAGAGAGTATTAGGTTTATTAATGTCATTGGTAATGGTATTATCTTCAGTGTCATTTACAGTTTTTGCTGAAGAAATAGTAGAACCTGATAATGGTAATATTGAAGAAGAGGCTAATATTGGGGAATGGATTGACAGCTTTTTTGGAGACAATGGAGGGGCTGCTGTTGTAACTGATCCGGCAAATTTTGAGTTTAAAGAAAATGAAAACGGGACAGTTACTATTCGAGTTTCTAATAACAGAGGTAAAATTGCTGGAAGTGTTGAGGGGATTGCTTATTATTATCAGCAACTACCAGCAGAATTTAATTATGAAATCAAAGCAACTGCAAAAGTTGATGCATGGACAGCCAATAATCAAGTTGCTTTTGGATTAATGTTAAGAAGCAATGTATTGGATTATGTGAACGATTCAACATTTACTGGAGATTATATAGCAGTAGGTGCTGTGGATCAAGCAATGAAAGGATTCTATAAATATGCAAGTGGAAGCGTTCAAAAAGATAATTTTCCATTTGTGCAAGCAGCACCACCATTAGTAGGTAACGAATATGAATTAAGTATAAAAAAATCTGGAGATATTTATGTGTTAACCATTGGAAATGAAACACATATTCTTGAGAATTACACAGGGGATATTAACTATGCAGGTTTATTTGTTGCTAGAAATGCAACGGTGACTTTTAGCGACTTTGAAATTATTGTAGATACAAGAGTATTAAATGAATTACAAGTAAATACAAGTTTAATGAAAACAGAATATTTAGTAGGAGAAAGTATTGATTTAACAGATTTAGAAGTAACAGCTGTGTATGATGATGAATCAGTTGAAGTTTTAAGCGGTAATGATGTAATTGTTACTGGTTTTAACAGCAGCCAAGTTGGAACGACTACTATTACAATTAATTATAACGGGGTTACTGCTACTGCAGATCTTCAAATAGTACCATTAACAGTAGATGACTTACAAATTAAATACTACCCAGCTAAAATGAATTATTATAAATTAGATGCATTTAATCCATTAGGTCTTACAGTAGTTGCAGATTATAATGATGGATATAAAATTGCAGATTTAACAGAAGATCTTTACACAATTTATGTAAATGGCGTATCTACAGAAGAAGAACCATTTATATTTGAAAACTCAGGCATTCACATTGTTACAGTAAGGTCAAATGAAACAGTGGATAAAGTAGTTGAGTTTGAAGTATATGTAAGAGAGGCTGACTTAACGGCATTAGAAGTTAGACAACAACCAGTGAAAACCCAATATTTTATTGATGAAACATTAGATTTAGATGGTATTGTTGTTTATGCTCATTATGATGATGGATCACAAGTAAGATTAATGAGAAATGAGTTCCATGCAACAGATATTGATACTCAAACACCAGGAGATAAGGTAGTGACACTTTCTCATAAAGGTGTAACAATCGATCTAAACTTTAATGTTAAAGTAAGAGACTTGTCAGAAATAAAAGTTACTGAGTATCCAAGAACCACTTTCTTTATAGGTGATGAGTTTACTAGTGACGGATTAGAGGTTGCTAAAATCTTTGATAATTTAGATGTTGAAACATTATTAGCTTCTGAATATACAATAGATACAACTAACTTCAATAATCAAGAAGTAGGGGTATATGATATTGTGATTATACCAGAAGATGAAAACTTAGAATCAATTATCTATAAAGTAACTGTAAGAGAAAAGATCAATTATGAGTGGAGACAAATTGTTTTTGGACAATCCATTACTGCAGGAAGAAACTTTATTGAAGAAAAAGATGGTTATGTTGAGATTACTGCCCTAGAGGGTGGTGGTAAAATTACAGCTGACCATGACGGTATATCATTTTACTATGTAGAATTAGATGGAGCAGAAGATAATTTTACTCTATCAGCAGATATTAAAGTAGTAGCATATGCAAAAACACCACATGATGGTCAAGAGTCCTTTGGTATTATGGCAAGAGATGCTATTGGTACCCATATGGATTCAGGTGTGTTTTCTTCAAATATCGCAGCCATTGGTGGTGTTAGTGGAGGAACAGGTCTTCCAAATGGCACACAATTATTTGCTAGAACAGGCGTATTAGCTCCTGATGGTGAAGGTAGTTTAGGCATTCAAAGAAGAATGATTGAAGAAGTAAGACCTACACCAGCTACAACTGAGTCTAATTATAAACTTACTTTGTCAAAAACAAATAGTGGATTTACAGGTATGTTAAACAATGGCGAAGAAGTGACCATATTTGAGCCAGAAATATTAAAGATTCAAGATGATAAAATGTATGTTGGTTTTTATACAGCGCGTCTTGCAACAATTGAAGTAAGAAATATAGAATTAGATGTAACAGCAGCAGCTACAGATGCACCAAGAGTAGATCCGCCAAAAGAGGCAGTAGAGCCAGGGGTAAGAGTGGAATCTCTTAATAGAGTATCATTAGAAACATATAAATTAATGGTAGATGCTAATGTAGATGGTATTGCAACAGTTAGACAAGGATCAACGGTTATAGCAGAAAATGTAGTGGTTGAAGGTGGTAAGATATTAACTATACCTACAACAATAGCAAATAATGATAGAACGAACTTTAGTATCACATTTGTACCAGACGAAACACAATATTTAACAAATTATGATGTAATCGTAAGAAACTTTACTGTTGATATGAGAACTTACCAAGAAGGACAAAACATCTATGTATCACCAACAGGAAGAAATGATGGGGACGGTTCTATAGAAAATCCATTGGACCTTGATACGGCTATTGAATTTGTAATGCCAGGTCAAACAATTATCGTACAAGATGGTGTATATGTTCGTGAAAGAAGATTAGAAATCAATAAGTATAATGATGGTACACCTGAAGGAATGAAAAAATTATTTGCTGCAGAAGGTGCAAGACCTGTAATTGACAATGATAGAAGAGTTGGAGGAATTATCGCTAGTGGTAACTACTGGCATATAAAAGGTATTGACTTTGCTCGTTCATCAGGTAACTCTCACGGGTTTAGACTTGGGGGAAGCCATAATATTATTGAAGATGCAAGATTCTATGAAAATGGGGATACAGGATTACAAATTAGCCGTACTGATGGATCTCCAAACTTTGCAGATTGGCCAGCACACAACTTAATATTAAATTCTACTTCATTCGCTAACCGTGACCCAGCAGAAAACAATGCTGATGGATTTGCAGCTAAAATTACTTCTGGTCCAGGCAATGTATTTGATGGAAATATAGCTTATAACAATGCCGATGATGGTTGGGATTTATATACAAAAGTTGGAGAAGGTGCTATTGGACCAGTTGTTATTAGAAACAGTGTTGCCTTTAACAATGGATATCGTATAGATGGTACGTCAAGTGGAGGACATGGTATTGGATTCAAATTAGGTGGAGAAGGTGTTCATGTACCACATATTATTGAAAACAGTATTGCCTTTGGCAACAAAGCAGATGGGTTCTCAAGTAATAGTAATCCAGGTGTTATTGTAAGAGGACAAAATATCGCCTTTAATAACCGTGGTAGAAACTTAGACCTTAGAACTTACACAACTGTAACACCAGATTTTAGCTTAGATGGATTTATTTCATTCCATTACAATAATCCAGGGGCTAGTGTAGATGCAATTCCAGCTGTTCAGTCAGATGTACTAAGAAAGGATACAAATTTCTTATACAATGGAGCTGTATCAGTAAATGCATCAGGTGAAGAATTAACAATAAATAACTTTAACAATTTAGTAATGCCTGAAATGGTAAATAGACTTGAAGATGGAAGTATTGATTTTAGTTTCTTAATCTATGATGCAAATGGAAACTTTAGTCACGAACTTCCAGAAGAGCCAACAGAGCCAACTGATCCAATTGAAGCTCCAGAGGGTGCAATATTCTTTGAAAACTTCCAAGGAGCAACTGGTGCTAGCTTATGGACTTCAGAATATAGAGCATTACCAAATGATGGATCAAAACCTATGTATATTAGAAAAAGTGGAGAAACAAGTGTAAATATTGAAAATGATTCAATAACTTTACTTGGTGGAAGATTTACAATTGGTGCTGAGTCAAGTGTGGACTCAACAGCAGATACAACACCAGGTGGTGTATTAGACTTAAGCAAACCGTATCAAATTGTAATTGATATAGCAGAGGCCAATGGAACAGGTAACTTCATTGTCTATGTAGATAACAATACAACAGGTATGGCGAATTCACCATTAGGTGGAGATTCTAGACTGTATCAAGAAGTAGCAAATAATATTGAAGTTGGTCAGTTGATAATTGAATCAGAAGTAGGAACAGAAGCATCATTTATTCAACTTCGTACTTCAGGTGGCGGTAACGTAACGATAGATTCTGTAACCATTAAATATATTGACGAAGAACCAGTAGAACCAGTAGAACCAGTAGAACCAGGTGAGCCAGGAGATGGAGAAGTACCACCAGTAACACCTCCGACTACACCACCTACTACACCATCAGAAATTGAAATTATTGAAAATGAAGATGGTTCAGTATCTGTAGTACCAGGCGTTGTTAAAAATGAAGTAACTAAAATAGTAGAAGCAGCATTAAATAAATCAGATTTTAACAGTGCATTAGATAAAGCACAACCTAATGTTAATGGTAGAAGAAATGTAATGATCCAATTAGACAAAGTAGAAGGTGCAAATGGATATGCACAAGTTTTACCAGTAAATGCATTAGCAAACTTAGAATCTAATCATAGAATCATACTTGTAACAGAAGTAGCAACAATTGAATTACCAAATAACACATTGTCTAACTTAACACTAAATGAAGAAGACATAATAGAACTTAATGTAGCAAATGTAGAAGAAGACGCTCAAAGTAAAAAAGTTGTTGAAATCTTCTTTAGTGTAAATGGCGAAAGAGTGAATTGGAACAATTCAAAAGTGGCTGTAAACGTTTCTATACCATATGAAGTAACAGATGAAGATACAGAACATCTAGTGATTGTTTATATCGATACAAATGGTAATAGAACACCAGTATATAACGGTCGTTATAATGCTGAAAAAGGAAGAATGGAATTTAGAACAAATCACTTTAGTAAATATGCAGTAGCTTATGTTCAAGAAACTTTTAATGACATTGGAAACCATGGTTGGGCTCAAAGATCAATTGAAGTATTAGCTTCAAGAGGTATTATTAGAGGTACTTCAGTAGAAGAGAAACGTTTTGAGCCAAGTGCCAATATTTCAAGAGCTGACTTTGTAATCTTATTAGTAAAAACATTAGGATTAACTGCAGACATTGAAGGTAACTTTGATGATGTTGCTTCAAATGATTACTTCTATAATGAAGTAGCGATTGCAAAAGAACTGGGTATTGCTTACGGGGTTGGTAACAATAAATTTGATCCAAGAGAAGAAATATCAAGGGAAGATATGATGACCTTGACTGCAAGAGCTATGATAGTTGCAGGAGTAACAACTGAAGCAAATGATGAATTAGTATTAGATAGTTTTACTGATCATAATGAAATAGCAACTTATGCTTTAGAATCTATTGCAATGTTAGTTGGGAATGGTTTGATTGAAGGTTATAACAACAATACAATTCAACCAAATGGAAATGCAACAAGAGCAGAAATGGCAATGTTTATGTACAGATTATATAATTTTCAATAA